A DNA window from Actinomycetota bacterium contains the following coding sequences:
- a CDS encoding OB-fold domain-containing protein — protein MTGKSVPSATPETRQYWEHTAQGEIWMPSCNDHGWVFPPRPHCPKCGKRPLDWMQLSGKGTIASFIISHRAGVGYQDEVPYFIIIVDTAEGPRMVGNLYGVPVTPESVTIGMPVEVFFEDREGVHVPQWRPVGSTVTL, from the coding sequence TTGACCGGAAAATCAGTTCCGTCCGCCACACCCGAAACTCGTCAGTACTGGGAGCACACCGCACAGGGTGAGATCTGGATGCCCAGTTGCAATGATCACGGTTGGGTTTTTCCGCCGCGGCCACATTGCCCCAAGTGCGGCAAGCGCCCACTTGACTGGATGCAGCTCTCGGGCAAGGGCACGATCGCGTCTTTCATCATTTCGCATCGCGCAGGGGTCGGCTATCAAGATGAAGTGCCGTACTTCATCATCATTGTGGATACCGCTGAAGGTCCACGAATGGTCGGCAATCTCTATGGCGTTCCCGTCACTCCAGAAAGCGTCACAATCGGCATGCCCGTTGAAGTGTTCTTCGAGGATCGCGAAGGTGTTCATGTGCCGCAATGGCGACCAGTGGGATCCACGGTGACGCTATGA
- a CDS encoding OB-fold domain-containing protein, giving the protein MTTEVSPPLPLPNELTQAFWDGAAKGQLVIQSCNSCGHLQHAPEPICSACLSFDLGSKAVSGKGTVYTFCIPTQAFHPYFADKLPFVLAVVELDDQPGLKMITNIVDVDPDSVKVGDRVEVTFNPLGDEFMLPVFRPISQ; this is encoded by the coding sequence ATGACAACCGAGGTCTCACCCCCGCTGCCCCTGCCCAATGAGCTGACCCAAGCCTTCTGGGATGGCGCTGCCAAGGGTCAATTGGTCATCCAGAGCTGCAATTCCTGCGGCCACTTGCAGCATGCCCCTGAGCCAATCTGCAGCGCCTGCCTGAGCTTTGATCTTGGCTCCAAGGCCGTGTCCGGCAAGGGGACTGTGTACACCTTCTGCATTCCCACGCAGGCCTTTCATCCCTACTTCGCCGACAAGCTCCCCTTTGTTCTGGCAGTCGTTGAGCTCGATGACCAGCCAGGTCTGAAGATGATCACGAACATCGTTGATGTGGATCCAGACAGTGTGAAGGTTGGTGATCGCGTGGAGGTGACCTTCAATCCGCTCGGTGACGAATTCATGCTCCCGGTCTTCCGTCCAATCTCCCAGTAA
- a CDS encoding thiolase, translating into MKPDDIVIVGASESENIGIVPDVSAMGLAIDSALRALDDAGLTPADVDGIAGTMHPAELALQLGTRPRYADGTNVGGCSYMLHVRHAVAALRADMASVVVIMHGESGRSRVGVPMMSMDMTAAPGQFERIYGVAGTFSMFTLPVMAYLNKYGLDESALAEVSVAQSKWAAQQPRALRQKIVTVDDVLNSSMIAWPFRVLECCPLTDGGGSLVLTTASRAADMDLKYEPVVVAGTGSLVEGAGSSFMEDLTSFRAFRESSAEAFRTAEMTVDDIDHLMIYDAYAHLPLYGLEDLGFVGKGEAAEFIKSGATSPGGSLPMNTNGGGIMYTHTGMYGMFALQEAVRQMRGTSPAQVDGVETSFVQGVGGMFAAAGSVILRKV; encoded by the coding sequence ATGAAGCCCGACGACATTGTCATTGTCGGTGCCTCGGAGTCTGAGAACATCGGCATCGTGCCGGATGTATCGGCGATGGGTCTGGCCATTGACTCGGCACTGCGCGCCTTGGACGACGCTGGCCTGACGCCGGCTGATGTTGACGGCATTGCCGGCACGATGCATCCGGCCGAACTCGCCCTGCAACTGGGAACGCGCCCACGTTACGCAGACGGAACCAATGTCGGTGGCTGTTCATACATGCTGCACGTGCGCCATGCCGTTGCGGCACTGCGTGCTGACATGGCATCTGTCGTCGTCATCATGCATGGCGAATCCGGGCGGTCACGTGTGGGCGTACCGATGATGTCAATGGACATGACGGCGGCGCCGGGACAGTTCGAACGCATCTACGGCGTTGCTGGAACGTTCTCAATGTTCACCCTGCCGGTCATGGCCTACTTGAACAAGTACGGACTTGATGAGAGCGCACTTGCCGAAGTTTCCGTGGCGCAGTCCAAGTGGGCCGCACAGCAGCCGCGTGCATTGCGACAGAAGATCGTGACCGTTGACGATGTGCTCAACTCCAGCATGATCGCCTGGCCATTTCGGGTCCTTGAATGCTGCCCGCTCACCGATGGCGGTGGATCGCTGGTACTCACCACTGCATCCAGAGCTGCCGATATGGATTTGAAGTACGAACCAGTGGTGGTTGCTGGCACTGGTTCATTGGTTGAAGGCGCTGGATCGTCCTTCATGGAAGACCTCACAAGTTTTCGAGCCTTCCGGGAATCCTCTGCTGAGGCCTTTCGCACAGCCGAGATGACCGTGGACGACATCGATCATCTGATGATCTATGACGCGTACGCGCATCTGCCCTTGTATGGGCTTGAAGACCTTGGCTTCGTCGGCAAGGGTGAGGCAGCTGAATTCATCAAGAGCGGCGCCACCAGCCCAGGTGGATCACTGCCGATGAACACCAATGGTGGCGGCATCATGTACACGCACACCGGCATGTACGGCATGTTCGCCTTGCAGGAAGCCGTACGTCAGATGCGTGGCACCTCACCTGCACAGGTCGACGGGGTGGAGACGAGCTTCGTCCAAGGCGTCGGCGGTATGTTTGCTGCTGCTGGATCGGTGATCCTGCGCAAGGTATAG
- a CDS encoding metallophosphoesterase family protein codes for MKLGIVSDIHCQDEHLLLTVRALIDEGVDEILCAGDAHYEYRLSNEVAEIIRDNNIRYIQGNHEWVLMGPHGKGARSAPHVRQSNLDFIGNTPDEIRTTVNGKSLLMVHSTPWPPKGHYLYAGDPLFQRCDELDADYLILGHTHVPMVERIGRTLVINPGSLTFTREPGAYGMLSYAILDTTTDEVTMKHPPKDPEAYKIRDAAISESETD; via the coding sequence GTGAAACTGGGGATCGTCTCTGACATTCATTGTCAGGATGAGCACCTCCTTCTCACTGTGCGCGCACTCATCGACGAAGGTGTAGACGAAATTCTCTGTGCCGGCGATGCGCACTATGAATATCGCCTGAGCAACGAAGTTGCCGAGATCATTCGCGACAACAACATTCGCTACATCCAAGGCAATCACGAATGGGTCCTGATGGGTCCACACGGCAAAGGTGCTCGCTCGGCACCCCATGTGCGCCAGTCCAATTTGGACTTCATCGGCAACACCCCGGACGAAATTCGCACCACGGTGAATGGCAAGTCACTGCTGATGGTGCATTCGACTCCATGGCCGCCCAAGGGGCACTATTTGTATGCCGGTGATCCACTGTTTCAACGCTGTGATGAGTTGGACGCTGACTACTTGATTCTCGGGCATACGCATGTGCCCATGGTCGAGCGGATTGGGCGCACTCTCGTCATCAACCCTGGCTCACTCACCTTCACGCGTGAGCCGGGGGCTTATGGAATGTTGTCGTACGCAATTCTGGACACCACCACTGATGAAGTCACCATGAAGCATCCTCCAAAGGATCCTGAGGCATACAAGATTCGTGATGCGGCCATTTCAGAATCAGAAACCGACTAA
- a CDS encoding SDR family oxidoreductase, which translates to MTTFDLSNRVAIVTGGGTGIGKATARLFAENGADIVIAGRQVERLQEVAKSISEDTGRRVIAMQTDVRDEDQVQALIDGTIAEFGKLDILINNAGGAYMFPTKDMPPDRFRNSIELNLTSAYLCSRAALPHLLKSEHAAIVSMSSGAGVSGVKGGAAYSAGKAGLQMFTRVIAAEWGPKGIRANAIAVGGVASEGALRSWERFGMDADSMGQGNPLRRVGWPIDIANGALFFVSDLSSWITGQTLSIDGGPGGMGGIADADLWPEDNE; encoded by the coding sequence ATGACCACGTTCGATCTCAGCAATCGCGTAGCAATCGTCACTGGCGGCGGCACCGGCATCGGCAAGGCGACAGCGCGCTTGTTCGCCGAGAATGGCGCCGACATCGTCATTGCCGGTCGACAGGTCGAGCGACTGCAGGAAGTCGCAAAGAGCATCTCTGAAGACACCGGTCGCCGGGTGATCGCCATGCAGACGGACGTGCGGGACGAAGATCAGGTCCAAGCTCTCATCGACGGCACCATCGCTGAGTTCGGCAAGCTCGACATCCTCATCAACAACGCCGGCGGCGCATACATGTTCCCCACCAAGGACATGCCACCGGATCGCTTCCGCAACTCGATCGAACTGAACCTGACCTCGGCATACCTGTGCTCGCGTGCAGCCCTGCCACACCTGCTGAAGTCCGAGCACGCCGCCATCGTCTCGATGTCATCCGGTGCAGGAGTCAGTGGAGTCAAGGGCGGCGCTGCCTACTCAGCTGGAAAAGCTGGACTGCAGATGTTCACCCGCGTGATCGCAGCCGAGTGGGGTCCAAAGGGCATTCGAGCCAATGCCATCGCTGTTGGAGGCGTTGCCTCTGAAGGCGCCCTTCGCTCGTGGGAGCGCTTCGGCATGGATGCCGACAGCATGGGCCAAGGCAACCCCCTGCGCCGAGTGGGCTGGCCGATCGACATCGCCAATGGCGCACTCTTCTTCGTCAGCGATCTCAGCAGCTGGATCACCGGACAGACACTGTCGATTGACGGTGGGCCTGGTGGCATGGGTGGTATCGCAGACGCAGATCTTTGGCCTGAAGACAACGAATAA
- a CDS encoding thiolase family protein, with product MSKKNRVAIVGVGYSDVSRGTGYTLDKLTAQSSVAAMADAGIKPTDIDGVVVHSFPHQFVSSTHTAAMLGIPDLAFYSGNVDGAAYSVAAMHAIAAIESGSAETVLTLRTVHKDGAAGGAAMLAGGARAGIPGNMQFSMPYGSFTGSHWAGMYMTRHMAKYGSTEEDFGAFAIAQRKFAVANPTESFFHEELTMEDYLNSRYIAKPLHLLDCDYPVDSSSALIFTTEERARDMKQKPVFFDSWANGTTKEADFSLVDEMTHSSPFMAAERMWSRSDFKPKDVQTAGLYDGFSFIAMQWLEALGFAEEGGSGAFVRSGATSATGSLPTNTDGGACNVGRRHGANFFIEVTRQLRGTAGDRALPNNPKVGVVSNAVGGFAACALLTAD from the coding sequence ATGTCGAAGAAGAATCGCGTCGCAATCGTCGGCGTCGGCTACTCAGATGTGAGTCGCGGTACCGGCTATACGCTGGACAAGTTGACCGCACAGTCCAGCGTTGCAGCAATGGCTGACGCCGGAATCAAGCCGACAGATATTGACGGCGTTGTCGTGCACAGCTTCCCGCATCAGTTCGTGTCATCCACGCACACAGCAGCAATGCTCGGCATTCCGGATCTGGCCTTCTACTCCGGCAATGTCGACGGAGCTGCCTACAGCGTTGCAGCCATGCACGCCATCGCAGCGATCGAGTCCGGCTCAGCCGAGACGGTGTTGACCCTGCGCACGGTTCACAAGGATGGCGCGGCAGGCGGCGCAGCAATGCTTGCTGGCGGAGCACGCGCTGGTATCCCAGGCAACATGCAGTTCTCGATGCCCTACGGATCTTTCACTGGATCGCACTGGGCTGGCATGTACATGACGCGCCACATGGCCAAGTACGGCTCAACCGAAGAGGACTTCGGAGCCTTCGCAATTGCCCAGCGCAAGTTCGCCGTGGCAAATCCAACCGAGTCCTTCTTCCATGAAGAACTCACCATGGAGGACTACCTCAACTCGCGCTACATCGCCAAGCCACTGCACCTTCTGGACTGCGACTACCCCGTTGACTCCTCCAGCGCGTTGATCTTCACCACCGAAGAGCGTGCTCGTGACATGAAGCAGAAGCCAGTGTTCTTCGACTCCTGGGCCAATGGCACCACGAAAGAAGCCGACTTCAGCCTCGTAGACGAGATGACGCACTCCTCGCCATTCATGGCGGCCGAGCGCATGTGGAGCCGCTCAGACTTCAAGCCCAAGGATGTGCAGACCGCAGGCCTGTACGACGGCTTCAGTTTCATTGCCATGCAGTGGTTGGAAGCGCTGGGCTTTGCCGAAGAGGGCGGCAGCGGCGCATTCGTGCGCTCAGGCGCAACTTCTGCAACCGGCTCGCTGCCAACCAACACCGACGGTGGGGCGTGCAATGTGGGTCGGCGTCACGGGGCCAACTTCTTCATCGAAGTCACCCGTCAACTTCGTGGAACAGCAGGCGATCGCGCACTGCCGAACAACCCGAAGGTTGGAGTCGTCAGCAACGCGGTGGGTGGATTCGCGGCCTGTGCATTGCTCACCGCGGACTAA
- a CDS encoding TetR/AcrR family transcriptional regulator C-terminal domain-containing protein, protein MTAVATTKQASRRRQPAANPGLSRDEITRVALEFGSSEGFEQLSMRSLARVLGVTPMALYHHVADKQDLLSMLVDEVLAPVEVPADDFGTWQERLVEQQRRNKESSARYPGIDVVISEVKLTKQSERLMQGYLQILRDGGFSEREAMLGLNTIYTLGYGSSLINRQLGAPSSHKETKRTGKESPSLASEWRRLLKDEAGREAVDRFRQSVILAGLEAIKGTLSDEDA, encoded by the coding sequence CGCGATGAAATCACCCGGGTTGCGCTGGAATTCGGATCGAGCGAAGGCTTCGAGCAACTCAGCATGCGGTCATTGGCACGAGTACTCGGCGTGACACCTATGGCGCTCTACCACCACGTTGCTGACAAGCAGGATCTGCTTTCGATGCTCGTCGATGAAGTGCTGGCTCCTGTTGAGGTGCCAGCTGATGATTTCGGCACTTGGCAAGAACGACTTGTGGAGCAACAACGCCGCAACAAGGAGTCGAGTGCGCGGTACCCAGGAATCGACGTGGTGATCTCCGAAGTGAAGTTGACGAAGCAAAGTGAGCGACTCATGCAGGGATACCTGCAGATTCTGCGTGACGGAGGTTTCAGCGAACGCGAGGCAATGCTGGGCCTGAACACCATCTACACCTTGGGCTACGGATCCTCCCTTATCAATCGACAATTGGGCGCGCCCAGCAGTCACAAGGAAACAAAGCGCACTGGCAAAGAATCACCTAGTCTGGCAAGCGAGTGGCGCAGGCTCCTGAAAGATGAAGCCGGTCGTGAAGCTGTTGATCGCTTCAGGCAGAGCGTTATCTTGGCAGGACTTGAAGCAATCAAGGGAACGTTGAGCGATGAGGACGCATAG
- a CDS encoding SRPBCC family protein: protein MASDLISVSASAQSTASAEKVFAALASGATWPQWSAIKKFSLESPGADGAEGVGAIRLWNSGLMATREQVVELQAPSKFAYTLLSSKLVKVRDYRADVTVTPTDTGCTVVWSTVFRPKLAGTGWFWKLALSKLGASLAKGVAEYAAKA from the coding sequence ATGGCAAGCGATCTCATCTCGGTCAGCGCATCAGCGCAGTCCACAGCGTCAGCCGAGAAGGTGTTCGCTGCCCTGGCTTCTGGCGCGACCTGGCCGCAATGGTCTGCCATCAAGAAGTTCTCGCTCGAAAGCCCTGGTGCAGACGGCGCCGAAGGTGTGGGTGCAATCCGGCTTTGGAACAGCGGTCTGATGGCCACTCGCGAGCAGGTCGTTGAATTGCAGGCCCCGAGCAAGTTTGCCTACACCCTGCTGTCGAGCAAGTTGGTCAAGGTGCGCGACTACCGAGCTGATGTGACGGTGACTCCCACGGACACCGGTTGCACCGTTGTGTGGTCAACGGTGTTTCGCCCCAAGCTTGCTGGCACCGGCTGGTTCTGGAAACTGGCACTGAGCAAGCTCGGTGCCAGTTTGGCCAAGGGTGTTGCGGAGTACGCCGCTAAGGCTTAG
- a CDS encoding DUF2889 domain-containing protein, whose product MPIDIPLTGRVLTAEVSGPGDPNRPRRPGSIRRTSSLNMDWPNGWDSSARVRARARDLLTLADTTKTIADDVLVATVAEGRVYESLFTFPDRPALQAVVGLTRPGNSRNAVSALVPEEQEAGTPLFLLLDDLPAIALISGQVKSEWIPTAQALAQRGDRPIRRVIGICSGYTPGSSALDPDGSVRMIQQVQAIGPLTTEADPQAWHTLQAETSEPEMRRVRRIDVWKDDVLHIDSFFQDSCTTAGGVRVAVHEYALEATADLETGVLLTVSAQPHVLPFDSCPAAASNVDRMIGIPLNEFRSAVLKQLPGTLGCTHLSDALRALAEVPSMARLTA is encoded by the coding sequence ATGCCCATTGATATTCCTCTGACCGGTCGCGTTCTCACGGCGGAAGTCAGCGGTCCAGGCGATCCAAATCGTCCACGCCGCCCCGGCTCCATTCGACGCACGAGCTCCTTGAATATGGATTGGCCCAATGGTTGGGATTCCAGTGCACGAGTGCGCGCCCGCGCACGTGATCTGCTGACCTTGGCTGACACGACAAAGACAATTGCAGACGACGTTCTGGTTGCAACTGTTGCTGAAGGGCGGGTGTACGAATCCCTGTTCACTTTCCCTGATCGACCTGCACTGCAAGCAGTCGTCGGCCTCACACGTCCTGGAAATTCGCGAAATGCGGTCAGTGCCCTGGTCCCCGAGGAACAAGAGGCTGGCACGCCGCTCTTCCTGCTTCTGGATGACCTGCCTGCTATTGCGCTGATATCGGGTCAGGTCAAGAGCGAGTGGATTCCGACCGCGCAAGCTCTTGCGCAAAGAGGTGATAGGCCGATCCGTCGAGTGATTGGCATTTGCTCTGGCTACACCCCTGGTTCGTCGGCTTTGGACCCCGATGGTTCAGTGCGGATGATTCAGCAAGTGCAGGCGATCGGCCCGTTGACTACTGAAGCAGATCCGCAGGCTTGGCACACGCTCCAGGCTGAGACAAGTGAACCTGAGATGCGTCGTGTCCGTCGCATCGACGTCTGGAAGGACGATGTGCTGCACATCGATTCCTTCTTCCAGGACAGCTGCACCACCGCGGGCGGCGTTCGGGTCGCAGTCCACGAATACGCCCTTGAAGCAACTGCAGATCTTGAGACTGGTGTGCTCCTGACTGTGAGCGCCCAGCCGCACGTGCTTCCATTCGACAGCTGTCCGGCTGCGGCGAGCAATGTCGATCGGATGATTGGTATCCCGCTCAATGAATTCCGCTCCGCTGTGCTGAAGCAGTTGCCAGGGACATTGGGTTGCACCCATCTCAGTGACGCCCTGCGGGCTCTGGCCGAAGTGCCCTCGATGGCACGCCTTACAGCGTAG
- a CDS encoding DUF2889 domain-containing protein, producing the protein MAVDVPLDVRVLGPAIPTPARRLGSVRRTSTIDATWPAGVGTPMHLIGRSRDLLTPADGSTPIVLIEDSLQAVVEPDRTTTSLTTPTDRVDLQPLVGVQGGGGSRARVVQQLPDEVAAGTPLYLLLDDLAGATLVSGFAYTHWRNHEEVFDFNSPEVKARKISMVGICAGFQKGASALGVDGNPPAVHAIQPVPNLIREDDAFAWHELFEVTEVSSRRSRRMDVWRESDEYVIDAFFQDAGTSPSGPRIAVHEYTIQASVNATTGIVTSIRALPQVLPFLECPMAAMNVGRLVGQPLREFRSVVNEQLPGIDGCTHMNDALRALAEVPVLAAQIR; encoded by the coding sequence ATGGCAGTCGATGTACCCCTTGATGTTCGCGTGCTCGGACCAGCGATTCCCACTCCCGCTCGTCGGCTGGGATCAGTTCGTCGAACTTCCACCATCGATGCGACTTGGCCCGCCGGTGTGGGTACCCCCATGCACCTGATTGGCCGGTCACGGGATCTCCTGACGCCGGCAGATGGCTCTACGCCCATCGTGCTGATAGAGGATTCGCTCCAGGCTGTTGTCGAACCAGATCGCACGACAACGAGCTTGACGACACCTACAGATCGCGTCGACCTTCAGCCGCTTGTCGGGGTCCAAGGCGGCGGCGGCTCGAGAGCTCGCGTTGTCCAACAGTTGCCTGACGAGGTTGCGGCCGGCACGCCTTTGTACCTTCTCCTGGACGATCTTGCAGGTGCGACTCTGGTGTCGGGCTTCGCATATACCCACTGGCGTAACCACGAAGAGGTATTCGACTTCAACTCGCCTGAAGTGAAGGCGCGCAAGATCTCGATGGTAGGTATTTGCGCCGGCTTTCAGAAGGGCGCCAGCGCTCTTGGGGTCGACGGAAATCCGCCAGCAGTGCATGCGATTCAGCCGGTACCGAATCTCATTCGCGAGGACGACGCCTTTGCTTGGCATGAGCTCTTTGAGGTGACTGAGGTGTCATCACGACGTTCACGCAGGATGGACGTCTGGCGTGAGAGCGATGAGTACGTAATCGATGCCTTCTTCCAAGATGCAGGAACTTCACCTTCGGGCCCCCGGATTGCGGTGCATGAGTACACGATCCAAGCATCTGTGAATGCAACGACGGGCATCGTCACGTCGATCCGCGCGCTGCCTCAAGTACTGCCGTTTCTTGAGTGTCCGATGGCGGCAATGAATGTCGGCCGTCTTGTTGGTCAACCATTGCGCGAGTTCCGAAGCGTCGTTAACGAACAGTTGCCTGGCATTGATGGATGCACGCACATGAACGATGCACTGCGCGCTCTTGCTGAGGTACCGGTGCTGGCAGCGCAGATTCGTTAG